The Ranitomeya variabilis isolate aRanVar5 chromosome 7, aRanVar5.hap1, whole genome shotgun sequence DNA window GCTTGTGCTGAAGACTTAGCATCTTTCGGTGGGCCTGCTTGTTCGCCAGAGATCACAGATTCTGGTGCATTATCTTCCTTTACATTAGTTTCTGAATTCCTCAGAGGAGAGGAGCTATGGGGCTGGTCTTCCAGCTTATCCTTTGATAGTTTTAGCACAGTTGCTTTGGAGTCTGTTCCATTCATCTCTGTGTGTAATGACATTATAGATAAGCTCTCTGCTTGAGTTGCACACTCTTTGTCAGAAACATGCTGTTCTTGTGGAGCACTCATGGTTTCAGAGAATTCAGCTTTTTCTGAAGAACACAATTTACGGGTATACTCTTTGATGGGAGAATTCACAAGCTCCTTAGAATACAAACCAGTTTTGTAAGAATGAGTCTTCAATTTTCCTTCGTGTTCTGAAGACGAACAATGTGAAGACTTTGCCTCACTTTCAGAGGCTCTAGGTTTATGTTCAGATATTTCAGGTTTAGAATCACTATCTGATGATCCAGAAGTTATTTTTCGTGGTGGGGTTATGGATGCACATTCAGGTGATCTTGAAGAATACTTTTCGGTACGCACAGGTCTACTTTCATGCTCGTGCGAGGGCTCATTTTTGAGGGATGGCCTTTTGTATTCTCTTTCAGATGATCTATAATCATGTCTTCTCTCAGACTGTGGGACATCAGACTCTTGTTCCGATCTCGAATTACCATGTTGTGACACCCTTGACTCTGCCTCATGTTCTGGTGATTTAGCGCTATGATTTTTGCCATGAATTGATACTAGGTTAGACTTTGATGATGTATGAGAACCTGACCTATGATCAGAATGCTGGACTGATGAAAACCTGGAACCTGTCTTACTTGGAGGTCTGGATCCAGATGGTCTTTCAGGTGATGATTCGGAAGTTTCTTTATGTTTGAATGGTTTTAACCTAGATTCTCCTTCAGAGGACAGTGAGCTGGATCTGGATTTTGAGTGTTTACTTCTAGGTTGTCGCTCAGGAGAGGAATATGAGCTTTCGCTTAACGTTGGTTCGTCTTTAGTCTGCTTTTCAGAAGATGACTTTTGACTCACTCGTGGTGCCACTTTACTCTGGATCCGACATTCTGGAGATGACCTGGGGCTCTTTCTAGGTGAAGGTATACTGCTGAATTGATTTTCCAGAGAGGATTCTGAACTTGTTCTAGTCAATTGTACTTTACTTCTTTGCTTCCTTTCTGGAGAGGACTCAGAACTAGTTGGAGCATGTTTCTGTCTATTAGGCTGCCTTTCAGGAGAAGATTCAGAGCTAGCTTTAGACTGTGGGGAACTTAACATTTTGTGATTTTTAGAGAATTGTTTGAGCCCTGGTTTAGTCAGTTTAGATGAAGGAGTAGCTGAAGTTAATTCCAAACGCTGCTTATTTTTAGATGACAATTCAGCATCAAAAATATTAGGCCTGATTTTAGACAGTCGGGATCCATCGTTTCGTTCAGATGATGAATCAGAACTTCGGAGGCGGTGTGATTTCATCTTTTGGCCAGAAGTTCTACGGGGCGAATCATGTTTATTTTTAAGTTCTCGACTCGAATGACCTCTGGTTTGCTTTTGCTCATATTCAGATGGCTCTTTGCTGTTTGAAGAGCTTCTACTTGAGCCAGATCTCATTTTTTGTGCAGCTCTCTTTGATGTGCACTCATTTTTTGATGTTTGATGTTCTGGAGACGATTCTGAGTCACCACTATGATAAGTCTTTGATTTAGCTGAACGATCAAGAGATGATCTCGAATCAAGATTTTGTAGTAATATTTTGGTGTGTTTGTGCTGCCTCGTGCTTTCAGAAGACTGGCTGTGTACTGTAGACTTGGATGACTTCCCATGGGACGATTCTCTAGATTTTGATCTGAACCCAGAAGACACAACCCTCTTGTGCAAACCTCTAGATCTTCTTTCACTCGCTTTCTCATTAATGGGAGAAATTTCCTTAGGTGAACGGCTTCTGTTGGATCGTGGAGAAACTGGTGATCGTGACACAGTTTTCTCACGGGAAGACTTATTTCGTGAAACTTTTTCTTGAGCTATTCTTTGCTTAGAATATCCAGAATGGCCTCCTCTGGATTTTGGGGAAGAACTAGATCTTTTACTGGAATTCAACTTCTTTTCATGTTTCCTGGTTTGTGGTGAAGGTGACCTCGATATCCTCATCACTCTCATCTTTACAGGGGACCGCGATCTGGACACAGACCTTTTTGAGCAATTTCTTGAAGACTGATTTTTTTGCACTGGAGATCTTGAACGTGAAGATGATCTCCCCTTTGATGATTGGCTTCTGTGTCTTGTTTTGGGAGAAGTAGTCTTTTGGACAGAAGTTTGTTGCTTAGGAGACAATGATCTGGATTTTGCTCTCTTTCTTGGTGTTCGTGAACGAGATTTATTCTTTGTGTAAGAATTTGGACTAGGACTACAAGATTTTGAAGCCATACGCATGTCTGGAGGGGTCCTTTGATAACGCAATGACGAAGGTGACCTTTCTTTACGACAAGACGACCTAATTCGCTTCCGGTCCGGTTTATATGCCAAGGTGTTCCTTTGATTTACAGAAGGGGAACGTGACCTTATCTTGTGGGATACTGGGGAGCATGTGCGAGATCGTCCACTTCTATTAGACCGAGAACGTGACCTCTCATCCCTTTCAGGAGAAACTGAACTTCTGTGCTTCGCTTCAGACCGAGTGTGTGAACTTGCCTCGTTCCTGGACGAAGATGTGCATCTCTTCTTCAGATGGTCCGATACAGCCTTATCATATTTTTGAGTTGTGGAGCGTTTATCACCATAGGGAGATCTATCTTTTTCACGGTAGTGCTGCACATGTGTACGTGATGAAGGTCTCTCTCTGTGAGAGGATTTTGATGATTCTCTACGTGGAGAAGTAGGTGAATGTGCTTTTCTTGGCGATTTTCTTGACATTTTATTTTTGGGACTTTTTGGAGGAGAAATTGATGGGGATCTGGCTTTGCTTTTAGTGGTCACGGCCTGTCCCTTCCTTGGTGGACTCTCAGAAGGTGATCGAATAGTTTTTTGGGATGATAATCTGCGTTCTCTCCGAGGACTACACGACACGCTTCTTCGTGACAATCGACCCTGATCTGGTCGTTGTCCAGGAGAAGATTTTTTGGGAACAGCAGACTTGGCAGTCTTCCTTTCTGTATCTTTTTCTGTTTTGGAAGATGTATTTTCTTTGACATATGCGCGAGACTTCTGCATACTCTTACTAACCAACTCTCTATCAGACATTTCACTTTCTGAGGACGATGAAGAcgatgatgatgacgatgatgaagaagacgacgacgacgacgatgACCCTTTAGTTTTTGAAGATTTGTCAGGTGCTGGTTGAGTTTTTTTCTTTGCATCCAATTTCCCTTCACTTGAATCATTTCTAGATTTGGGTTTTGGAGACCCCTTTTCTAGAGATAGACTTCGGTCCGTCCTTAGGGATTTAGACTGCCGTTTGTGGGTAGCTGGCGATCTCCGATGCTCAGGTGAAGCAATCCTGTGCGGCTTATCTCTGTCTCTCTCTTTAGGGTGGTGATCCTTTGGACTGTCATGTCGGCGCCTCTTTTGTGGGATTGGGCTTGATCCTGGTGAGGTGTCAAGTGCCGCAGCACTACGCCTGTCCCTCGGTTTAGTATCCCTTTTAGTAGCCTCTGGAACAACTCGGGCATCCTTTGATCTTCTAGGAGAGAACGAAGATGAGCGATCTCTGCTATTTCTCTCATTCCTAGAGTctctctgaaataaaataaaaaataaaaaaaataagagtggacACCCATATAGGGCAGAAATGAGACGTGTGGCATTTTATGACACAACAGATCTGATTGATATACAGCAGCCAAACATTGTTTTAGATTCCATGTACTTACATTTCTAGGGTGGCTCAATGGCTGTGGGCTCGGGCCTCGATCATTCCTCCGCTCACGTGAGGAGCTGACTGATCTCTGCCTTTCTGGGTTGTTCACATGACCACGTTTTTCACCTTTACATTTTTGTACATTATCCCTGGACCTGGAGGTACCAAGGTAAGGTGTAAGAACAGCTAAATTACCGTCACAAAAAGCAAAACATGTGTACAGTACCTGCTGGGTGAGGTCACATTGGACGACAAGGAAGATGCCCGCTGTGGGGACACACTCGGGGACCTGGAGAGGAGGAAAAGAGGAAGGATGTACAGCTATACAAGAGACAAAGGCAACGCTGCCCTGCTCCAGAACCTCACACTGTACATAATCAGACCCTCGGCAGCCACTATTCTATCTCCCTGAGCACCCACTGTCCACCATCGTCTCCCTGCCGGACCCTGTCACTCTATACTGCTCCCTCCATAAACATCCTCCCGGCAGTGATCATCCCACCCATAACCAAACACCATACATAACCTCCTGCCACCTCTTACGCCCCAACAACCTATAATAACCCCCCCAACCCCACCCAAGACAACTCAGTGAAGATCAGCTCTGAATCGGTGGCTGTCATCACCTTCTTTGTTTTCTCTCTTTATTTCTTCGTTTGCTTTTTGGAGTAGAAGACCTAGAAATACATAGAGAACAAGAAACTACAGCGCACATAGCTCAGACCCCCACAACCTGCGGACCAGAGGCCACAAAAGAACACAGCCGAGACCAGACCCATCCCCACATGACACTGTCCAGTGGCCCCCAACCCGCCACCCCATACACCACAAACCCCAGATCTGTTCTCACCTGTCCTTTCTCTTAGAATTTGATGAAGACCTGGGAAGCAATGACACCAAAGATTACAAAGAGGATAGCCCCACATATACACGGCAATATACACAGAGGACAGCCCCATATATACACAgaggatattaaaaaaaaaatatatatatgtgtgtgtgtgtgtgtgtgtgtgtgtgtgtgtgtgtgtgtgtgtgtgtgtgtgtgtgtgtgtgtgtgtgtgtgtgtgtgtatatacacacacacacacacagcagtacatgaACACAGGATAGCCCTATACGCAGCAGTATATAAAGACACAAGCACTATACACGGCATTTTATACTGGATCGTGCTATATAGGTCTTTACACAGGGAGCATCTGGAAACATTAGCCAACACATGGCTAGGCGTAGTATGGCTAGGCGTAGTGTAGAGCCGAACGGTGACAGACCTATGTTTGCGGGACTTGGACTTCTTCTCCTTGTGGCCAGGGGAGCGACTGTGGGACCTGGGGAAGGACAGGAAAGATTATTCCGAAACCTGGATCACCCTGGAGTCCATGCAAAGATCTGACATGGAAACAATTGAGGAGCAAGTAATATGCCATactgcagaaaataagccctcaccagacccAAAAACAGTCCACATGGGCAGCCACAGTACATCAGTCTGGACCCCAGGAAGGGTCGATCACGACTGCGGGGATAACTATTAAGTACAGTAAAATGGAATAAATCTGGACTGCGACTACAGTGCAAGCACAAGTCACCCACAAAGCCCCCGCATCCCCCCAGCACCGACGACCCCACACAAGGCCCTGGACATTATCGGCCTCCACATCTCCCCCAACACTGACCCCCCATGAGGCTCTAGACATTACCGGCCACGatctttcttctttttcttctttttgtgtTTGCTGGGAGATGGAGACCGGGAACCTTCTGTGTCTGCAACAAAGCTGAGGAGACCAGAAACACTCGATCAGGTATAGATGAAGTATGAGCCGTGCAAGCTGCTGAGAACTGCAGCACAGCACATGAACACTGCTCTGGGGCAGAGGACGCAGCTCCAAAGTGTAGCATAACCCATGGGATGCCGTTCGAAAACACCGTCCTGGCTAGGATCACAACGCCCACGGGACAAGTGCTGACTCACCTGTAGGActtctgctgctcctgctgcttggCTGCTGCTCTGCGGTTGGGATCAAAGCTGCTCCCGTCCACGTAGCTGTCACTGATACCGAATGCTGCGCGGAGACGCTCATTCTTCTTCTCATTCGCTTCAGCGAGCTGATGAGTCTCCGAGGAACTGCAACAGAGGAAGAGTGAAAAAGAAGCCAGCGGCAGGCAACCCCGGCCAGCGGCAGGCAACCCCGGCCAGCGGCAGGCAACCCCGGCCAGCGGCAGGCAACCCCGGCCAGCGGCAGGCAACCCCGGCCAGCGGCAGGCAACCCCGGCCAGCGGCAGGCAACCCCGGCCATACTTAGTCTTCGGCTTGTCATCGTCCTTCTGTGTGGTCAGATCTTTCTCCTGCAGCATCAGCCTGAAGGTGGCCACCTTCTCCAGGATCTCCGCCTCGCTGTACCTAAGGAGAATACTGTCACTATCAGCAATTGTTGCCACAGACCCCCTGCCCGCATCCCTGACTCAAGCTGTTGTCAGACCcgtctcacccctgctcctccatcaTCTCCTCCAGCTCCAGACACTTCAGCTCCACCTTCCTCTTGCGCTCATGGTCCAGAATCTCTTGGTTTGGCTTCTTAACCAGGAGAGACTCCAGCTTCTTCAGCTCCTCCTCCGATTTGTAGTCGGTCCGGTCCTTCTTGTGGCGGACGGATGAGAGATTGCGCTGCACATATCCATTAGTACCGCTGCCCCGCGGGGTAGGAAGGCCGATGCCATTATACATTGTGCCGGAGGGAGGAGGCCTACAGCGAGAAGAAAATAATATTAGCAGCTctagcaaaaatgaagagaccactacgGAATGTTCAGCTTGTCTCATTGTTCTCTTTATAttattgaataaaatgtaaattgttcttttattctataaactactgacgtctccgaagttccaagcagtacattttgtatttattttctgaaaatgagaaatggtcaaaataccaaaaaaatgcattgtagacctcaaataatgcaaaaaacaggttcataatcatttagacacaacaaaactaatgttttatctccggaagagttcagaaatcaatattgtgtgcTGGTGCCCGCACCCCTACAGCCACCGCTAACGCCCACACCCCTACAGCCACCGCTGGCGCCCGCACCCCTACCCCTACAGCCACCGCTGGTGCCCGCACCCCTACAGCCACCGCTAACGCCCACACCCCTACAGCCACCGCTGGCGCCCGCACCCCTACAGCCACCGGCTAACGCCCGCACCCCTACAGCCACCGCTAACGCCCACACCCCTACAGCCACCGCTGGCGCCCGCACCCCTACAGCCACCGCTGGCGCCCGCACCCCTACAGCCACCGCTGGCGCCCGCACCCCTACAGCCACCGCTGGCGCCCGCACCCCTACAGCCACCGGCTAACGCCCGCACCCCTACAGCCACCGCTAACGCCCGCACCCCTACAGCCACCGCTAACGCCCACACCCCTACAGCCACCGCTGGCGCCCGCACCCCTACAGCCACCGCTGGCGCCCGCACCCCTACAGCCACCGCTAACGCCCACACCCCTACAGCCACCGCTAACGCCCACACCCTTACAGAGACCTCCAGAGACACCACTGCCCCCAGGAAATAAGAGCAGCAATGTGTGAACTGCAGCAAGAAAATGCCAGACTGAGGCAGGAGATAGAAAAGCTGAAACCACCGACCCCTGGACATCTGAGCCAGGAGGGGGCTACGGATAGGAGGAGTGCAGAGGACATGACCTCCACTGGCCAGAAGGCTGACAGGCCTAATAACCTCAATATGGAGGAACCGGAGTCTAATAAAAGGGAGACAGAAATAAGACCCATAGCAGAGAGAAGAGAACCTGCTACCAGCACAATCTCCAGCACAGACCCCCATCAGCAGCCACATCACCCATCCACAACGTCACAAAGTCCTGATACCGTCCTCATAATGGACTCAAATGGGAAATACCTAAATATACGGCGACTATTCCCAGGAAAAAGGGTCAATAAAATCCGCTGTGCAACTATTGAGCAGGTGACAGCGGTCATCAATAATCCATGATTTACCAACCCAAACCATATCATTATACACACCGGCACAATCTACCAGACCAGCACCAGCAGATCTCAGGACAACTGACCCAACTAGCAAGGACGGCACAACTAAAATTCCCTGACAGCAAAATCATTCTGTCATCTCTGCTCCCAAGAAAGGATATATCCAGCCACATCATCCAGAACATCAACGCGGACCTAACTGCAAGAATGAAATCTGTGCCAGGAGTGATTCTGGCACAACATCCCTCCATAAATCACCATCACCTGTATGACAGCAAACACCTGAATAAACTAGGGGTCAGCCTTctggccaaagagctgaaggacattGTACTGAACAGGGACCCTAGGCCTGAATCCAACACCAACCACAATCTCATGGAAAGACCCTCAACAATGCAAAGGCAGGAAGCCACAACTATATCTAAGGAAGCTGGAAACAAACACCCTCACCCAAAATCTGACCATCAGAggaagagaccaccatggaggaaacCACAGAACTCACAGAGAGACCTACAGAACAGAGGCATCCAGAGCAGAGATATACAGAGCAGAGACATGGAGGAGATAAGGACATTGTGCAGGAAactaatgtgactggatggaacATCATTACTAAACCAGTCAGATATCTGGTGTGTCCTACACAGCCACACTCATTACAAGGTATACACACACAAGTGAGAAATAAAAAATGACTTCACTTAAAGTTAGCAGCTGGAACATCCAAGGCCTGAACACCTCGGTGTTTGGATGTAAAACAAATGACCCAgattttatacaaagactgaaaaacATAGACATTCAGATTCTCCTAGAAACATGGACCAGGGCCGAAAATGAATCCCTGGTGCCCATCGGATACAGGGAAATCTGTGTCCCTGCCCTAAAAAATAAGAACATTAAACAGGGCCGCTGCTCAAGAGGAATATTGATCTGGCATAAAGAAGAGCTCCAccagtacatcaaaccggtgaagagaggagacagccacatatggtttagaatcagcagctccatcctcaccgcTCAGTCTGATTGCTATGTCTGCGCCATCTATATACCACCAccagagtccccctacttcaatccagagGGCTTTGAGATCTTACAAGgagaagccgcccattatcagACCCTAGGCAAAGTTATCATCGGAGACCTCAACGCAAGAACTGGGAGAGAAAAAGACTTTCTGACCACGGATGGAAACACCTACATTCTTGGTGCAGAGACTGACAGCCATGACTCAGTACACATGGAGAGAAACAGCTACgacagtacagtcaacaaaagtggcaaaaAGATCTTGAACctatgtagaagtttaggacttcatattcTTAATGGTCGCACCAAGGGAGACTCCCTAGGAAGATACACATTAAACTCCCATGTAGGAaggagtgtagtagactacgccattacagatATGGACATGGAAAATATCGGCGGCTTCATAGTCACCCCAAACACGCACCTGTCAGatcacagccaacttcttctgtacataaaatctacagagaaaccatcggcacaaaagcctcagcagagcggcctcttcaacctgcctccatcctataaatggtccaagacGTCGGCAATAAAATATCAAGAGGCTCCCAGCAGACACAGAATACAGCggatgctccaccacttctacaactacgagtacaagcctaacccagaaggagtgaaccaagcTACAAAAGACCTCAACGATATATTCTACACCATGGCCGAACTGTCCGACCTGAAAAAAGtcaactacagtcatggccaaaagtaatcacacccctgcaattctgtcagataatactcagtttcttcctgaaaatgattgcaaacacgaattctttggtattattatcttcatttaatttgtcttaaatgaaaaaacacaaaagagaatgaagcaaaaagcaaaacattgatcatttcacacaaaactccaaaaatgggccagacaaaagtattggcaccctcagcctaatacttggttgcacaacctttagccaaaataactgcgaccaaccactaccggtaaccatcaatgagtttcttacaatgctctgctggaattttagacctttcttctttggcaaactgctccaggtccccgatatttgaagggtgccttctccaaactgccattcttagatctctccacaggtgttctatgggattcagggctggactcattgctggccaccttagaagtctccagtgctttctctcaaaccattttctagtgcttttgaagtgtgttttgggtcattgtcctgctggaagacccatgacctctgagggagacccagctttctcacactgggccctacattatgctgcaaaatttgttggtagtctttagacttcataaagccatgcacacggtcaagcagtccagtgtcagaggcagcaaagcaaccccaaaacatcagggaacctccaccatgtttgactgtagggaccgtgttcttttctttgaatgcctctttttttctcctgtaaagatgcctttgcccaaaaagctctacttttgtctcatctgaccagagaacattcttccaaaacgttttaggccttttcaggtaagttttggcaaactccagcctggcttttttatgtctcggggtaagaagtggggtcttcctgggtctcctaccg harbors:
- the SRRM2 gene encoding serine/arginine repetitive matrix protein 2 isoform X2 is translated as MYNGIGLPTPRGSGTNGYVQRNLSSVRHKKDRTDYKSEEELKKLESLLVKKPNQEILDHERKRKVELKCLELEEMMEEQGYSEAEILEKVATFRLMLQEKDLTTQKDDDKPKTNSSETHQLAEANEKKNERLRAAFGISDSYVDGSSFDPNRRAAAKQQEQQKSYSFVADTEGSRSPSPSKHKKKKKKKDRGRSHSRSPGHKEKKSKSRKHRSSSNSKRKDRSPSVSPQRASSLSSNVTSPSRSRDNVQKCKGEKRGHVNNPERQRSVSSSRERRNDRGPSPQPLSHPRNRDSRNERNSRDRSSSFSPRRSKDARVVPEATKRDTKPRDRRSAAALDTSPGSSPIPQKRRRHDSPKDHHPKERDRDKPHRIASPEHRRSPATHKRQSKSLRTDRSLSLEKGSPKPKSRNDSSEGKLDAKKKTQPAPDKSSKTKGSSSSSSSSSSSSSSSSSSSSESEMSDRELVSKSMQKSRAYVKENTSSKTEKDTERKTAKSAVPKKSSPGQRPDQGRLSRRSVSCSPRRERRLSSQKTIRSPSESPPRKGQAVTTKSKARSPSISPPKSPKNKMSRKSPRKAHSPTSPRRESSKSSHRERPSSRTHVQHYREKDRSPYGDKRSTTQKYDKAVSDHLKKRCTSSSRNEASSHTRSEAKHRSSVSPERDERSRSRSNRSGRSRTCSPVSHKIRSRSPSVNQRNTLAYKPDRKRIRSSCRKERSPSSLRYQRTPPDMRMASKSCSPSPNSYTKNKSRSRTPRKRAKSRSLSPKQQTSVQKTTSPKTRHRSQSSKGRSSSRSRSPVQKNQSSRNCSKRSVSRSRSPVKMRVMRISRSPSPQTRKHEKKLNSSKRSSSSPKSRGGHSGYSKQRIAQEKVSRNKSSREKTVSRSPVSPRSNRSRSPKEISPINEKASERRSRGLHKRVVSSGFRSKSRESSHGKSSKSTVHSQSSESTRQHKHTKILLQNLDSRSSLDRSAKSKTYHSGDSESSPEHQTSKNECTSKRAAQKMRSGSSRSSSNSKEPSEYEQKQTRGHSSRELKNKHDSPRRTSGQKMKSHRLRSSDSSSERNDGSRLSKIRPNIFDAELSSKNKQRLELTSATPSSKLTKPGLKQFSKNHKMLSSPQSKASSESSPERQPNRQKHAPTSSESSPERKQRSKVQLTRTSSESSLENQFSSIPSPRKSPRSSPECRIQSKVAPRVSQKSSSEKQTKDEPTLSESSYSSPERQPRSKHSKSRSSSLSSEGESRLKPFKHKETSESSPERPSGSRPPSKTGSRFSSVQHSDHRSGSHTSSKSNLVSIHGKNHSAKSPEHEAESRVSQHGNSRSEQESDVPQSERRHDYRSSEREYKRPSLKNEPSHEHESRPVRTEKYSSRSPECASITPPRKITSGSSDSDSKPEISEHKPRASESEAKSSHCSSSEHEGKLKTHSYKTGLYSKELVNSPIKEYTRKLCSSEKAEFSETMSAPQEQHVSDKECATQAESLSIMSLHTEMNGTDSKATVLKLSKDKLEDQPHSSSPLRNSETNVKEDNAPESVISGEQAGPPKDAKSSAQAIQKRTKRRKSSSSTTSSSSSSSSSSSSSSSTSSSSSSSSSEDDEESNDSPVQIVTSPISKRINTNLDQDTTSSPPCTPLDSLQSDRPSETCELLSEISVGMGPRSGSKSPLAHVGMPHDKCTSPVSMDETTSPNLNKVGFPEVLGDTTNIDCSSSKTTRSPVASPIAPDISVCQVIEECKPGKRSYPESPDKPNISCMPLLTASDNTLLADMQSNVQCESSEAMRPEHTDALRKKSSSPSTHKSPKSLTSKRSSSGSSSEDSSSDSSSESSSSEELATPQNVTVPDLPPIRRIASPEREKSPDSMRHKSSRYGSVREKDRLARSRSSSRSSVNNRDFSHASGREPQRKRSLSRSPVQKGRSKTPPRQRGRTPPRAFRSRSRSRTDRYSHRNRSRSSSRRSPSWQNRRRWGRGRSPLSPRRRRSGSRSHLDRSWRSRRGHSRSPPWKGRSRSPSRYDSYRYSHRGNSRTSPKRRSRSPYRRDKPHGYRQDRSTSSRRKTLRSPWRKSRSFERRARSKSSDRYKNSQSGRAASRRSRSSSSDGEQSQAPRQLRPSTSPSVSKSVQPQRSSPTRTANIRAASPKPSASPCMAIQESLQKSPILSQVENPENSFQDQDESSDKREASASRRNPSPHRETSEMELAGSAELLAPQHVQDKPPIPGHGDDYAKVDSKMLMSSGQRAVAECAKENICGENSLSLGQVNESSQQDGQNVSSNKQSRLQRSSSSQSYSDSSPPKPSPAAEAPSKKERISGSPSLAETKEDPVLQKELRRSRSSSTSSSSSSSSSSSSSSNTSSSSSSSSSSSSSHKPSSKKGALPARRSRSPRKPIDSLRDSRSLSYSPAERQRSPLPPRRRDCDARRSHSSPNRKRRRESPDSWHSRRRSSRSP
- the SRRM2 gene encoding serine/arginine repetitive matrix protein 2 isoform X1, which produces MYNGIGLPTPRGSGTNGYVQRNLSSVRHKKDRTDYKSEEELKKLESLLVKKPNQEILDHERKRKVELKCLELEEMMEEQGYSEAEILEKVATFRLMLQEKDLTTQKDDDKPKTNSSETHQLAEANEKKNERLRAAFGISDSYVDGSSFDPNRRAAAKQQEQQKSYSFVADTEGSRSPSPSKHKKKKKKKDRGRSHSRSPGHKEKKSKSRKHRSSSNSKRKDRSSTPKSKRRNKERKQRRSPSVSPQRASSLSSNVTSPSRSRDNVQKCKGEKRGHVNNPERQRSVSSSRERRNDRGPSPQPLSHPRNRDSRNERNSRDRSSSFSPRRSKDARVVPEATKRDTKPRDRRSAAALDTSPGSSPIPQKRRRHDSPKDHHPKERDRDKPHRIASPEHRRSPATHKRQSKSLRTDRSLSLEKGSPKPKSRNDSSEGKLDAKKKTQPAPDKSSKTKGSSSSSSSSSSSSSSSSSSSSESEMSDRELVSKSMQKSRAYVKENTSSKTEKDTERKTAKSAVPKKSSPGQRPDQGRLSRRSVSCSPRRERRLSSQKTIRSPSESPPRKGQAVTTKSKARSPSISPPKSPKNKMSRKSPRKAHSPTSPRRESSKSSHRERPSSRTHVQHYREKDRSPYGDKRSTTQKYDKAVSDHLKKRCTSSSRNEASSHTRSEAKHRSSVSPERDERSRSRSNRSGRSRTCSPVSHKIRSRSPSVNQRNTLAYKPDRKRIRSSCRKERSPSSLRYQRTPPDMRMASKSCSPSPNSYTKNKSRSRTPRKRAKSRSLSPKQQTSVQKTTSPKTRHRSQSSKGRSSSRSRSPVQKNQSSRNCSKRSVSRSRSPVKMRVMRISRSPSPQTRKHEKKLNSSKRSSSSPKSRGGHSGYSKQRIAQEKVSRNKSSREKTVSRSPVSPRSNRSRSPKEISPINEKASERRSRGLHKRVVSSGFRSKSRESSHGKSSKSTVHSQSSESTRQHKHTKILLQNLDSRSSLDRSAKSKTYHSGDSESSPEHQTSKNECTSKRAAQKMRSGSSRSSSNSKEPSEYEQKQTRGHSSRELKNKHDSPRRTSGQKMKSHRLRSSDSSSERNDGSRLSKIRPNIFDAELSSKNKQRLELTSATPSSKLTKPGLKQFSKNHKMLSSPQSKASSESSPERQPNRQKHAPTSSESSPERKQRSKVQLTRTSSESSLENQFSSIPSPRKSPRSSPECRIQSKVAPRVSQKSSSEKQTKDEPTLSESSYSSPERQPRSKHSKSRSSSLSSEGESRLKPFKHKETSESSPERPSGSRPPSKTGSRFSSVQHSDHRSGSHTSSKSNLVSIHGKNHSAKSPEHEAESRVSQHGNSRSEQESDVPQSERRHDYRSSEREYKRPSLKNEPSHEHESRPVRTEKYSSRSPECASITPPRKITSGSSDSDSKPEISEHKPRASESEAKSSHCSSSEHEGKLKTHSYKTGLYSKELVNSPIKEYTRKLCSSEKAEFSETMSAPQEQHVSDKECATQAESLSIMSLHTEMNGTDSKATVLKLSKDKLEDQPHSSSPLRNSETNVKEDNAPESVISGEQAGPPKDAKSSAQAIQKRTKRRKSSSSTTSSSSSSSSSSSSSSSTSSSSSSSSSEDDEESNDSPVQIVTSPISKRINTNLDQDTTSSPPCTPLDSLQSDRPSETCELLSEISVGMGPRSGSKSPLAHVGMPHDKCTSPVSMDETTSPNLNKVGFPEVLGDTTNIDCSSSKTTRSPVASPIAPDISVCQVIEECKPGKRSYPESPDKPNISCMPLLTASDNTLLADMQSNVQCESSEAMRPEHTDALRKKSSSPSTHKSPKSLTSKRSSSGSSSEDSSSDSSSESSSSEELATPQNVTVPDLPPIRRIASPEREKSPDSMRHKSSRYGSVREKDRLARSRSSSRSSVNNRDFSHASGREPQRKRSLSRSPVQKGRSKTPPRQRGRTPPRAFRSRSRSRTDRYSHRNRSRSSSRRSPSWQNRRRWGRGRSPLSPRRRRSGSRSHLDRSWRSRRGHSRSPPWKGRSRSPSRYDSYRYSHRGNSRTSPKRRSRSPYRRDKPHGYRQDRSTSSRRKTLRSPWRKSRSFERRARSKSSDRYKNSQSGRAASRRSRSSSSDGEQSQAPRQLRPSTSPSVSKSVQPQRSSPTRTANIRAASPKPSASPCMAIQESLQKSPILSQVENPENSFQDQDESSDKREASASRRNPSPHRETSEMELAGSAELLAPQHVQDKPPIPGHGDDYAKVDSKMLMSSGQRAVAECAKENICGENSLSLGQVNESSQQDGQNVSSNKQSRLQRSSSSQSYSDSSPPKPSPAAEAPSKKERISGSPSLAETKEDPVLQKELRRSRSSSTSSSSSSSSSSSSSSNTSSSSSSSSSSSSSHKPSSKKGALPARRSRSPRKPIDSLRDSRSLSYSPAERQRSPLPPRRRDCDARRSHSSPNRKRRRESPDSWHSRRRSSRSP